One region of Pagrus major chromosome 7, Pma_NU_1.0 genomic DNA includes:
- the hcfc1b gene encoding host cell factor 1b isoform X2, which produces MATEPASPAVLQPRWKRVVGWTGPVPRPRHGHRAVTIKELMVVFGGGNEGIVDELHVYNTATNQWFIPAVRGDVPPGCAAYGFVCDGTRLLVFGGMVEYGKYSSDLYELQASRWEWKRLKAKAPKNGPPPCPRLGHSFSLIGNSCYLFGGLANDSEDPKNNIPRYLNDLYCLELRPGSSVVGWEIPPTSGQPPPPRESHTAVATSGRRANRLIIYGGMSGCRLGDLWVLDIDSLTWSKPVLNGTAPLPRSLHSATTINNKMYVFGGWVPLVMDDAKVATHEKEWKCTNTLACLNLDTMCWETVLMDSLEENVPRARAGHCSVAINSRLYIWSGRDGYRKAWNNQVCCKDLWYLETERPCAPSRVQLVRANTSSLEVSWGPSQTADTYLLQLQKYNIPSTPAAASPASSSTPVPTATPGASSSKNPVAMTPANQTLPLSGITLVPSPTASIPPGSPLTTAAKAPAVLKVAAAPGTAGGASIVTVRQATPKSPVAVTTLPAGVRMVVPVQAGQGTPIGSSPQMSGMAALAAAAAATQKITPSSATVLNVPAGTTIVKTVAVSPGSSSLPVKVAAPVTMVSNPATRMLKTAAAQVGAASVVSTPGTPSRPIITVHKSGTVTVSQQAQVVTTVVGGVTKTITLVNSPLGVGGGGALIGNLGNLGKVVSVVQTKPVQSGSITGQAGSSPVTQILQTKGALPAGTILKLVTSADGKQTTLLSTAQAGSNKSTILGVAPGTSKPGTTIIKTIPVSALQGGAGANSPITLLTTKMVTPGSGSKILTTVPKISAAGQQGLTQVVLKGAPGMPGTILRTVPMGGVRLMSPVANKPTVTTLVVKGTTGVSTLGTVTGSASLATPITTLASIANLSSQVTTATAAATGPKQVTLITTPSGAEAQPLVQDLPVTIMASPTSEEPGSTASTTTSTTTTAGEEAGDNAAATVMLVCSNPPCETHETGTTNTATVASASMSRTLQSPHPVSLNGGNTCSNPPCETHETGTTNTATTAGAGGLRQVCSNPPCETHETGTTNTATTAGAGGLRQVCSNPPCETHETGTTNTATTATAQQGGDSLQGDSTDPSSTSSDPASSTTASQSRAVTTVTQATPTPGPSIPEITSLVREGRAESSEAEAVAMVMAAEGEEPMQTASQSERVMSSAVPVLQVHVEGSEAAAQMESSDSGLPQELMSSEGDGGEVVSGATTLMVTGLTPDQLAVTTATEEAVQQATIQAVLQAAGHMDGSVDQSIPIVLTQQELAALVQQQQHLQDVHNQPEPAEPEPQHSSMPTEGLAPADSLNDPAAESNGHELTSSAVTSAVARLASTFGPAPSLTASPAKSQTTAALAEGTNGIAATAGGVQERSVLRDSQWFDVGIVKVTNMLVSHYYVPYDDNMADDDSGVMPDYSQMRKVELQPGTAYKFRVAGINICGRGNFSDMSAFKTCLPGFPGAPCAIKISKNLDGAQLTWEPPAVTSGKITEYSVYLAIQSSQATSGSGSGPAQLAFMRVYCGPNPSCLVQASSLANAHIDYTTKPAIIFRIAARNQKGYGPATQVRWLQEKESSKAAVKRAGAAADGKPVGPKKFKTDQ; this is translated from the exons ATGGCAACCGAACCGGCGAGCCCCGCGGTGCTGCAGCCCCGCTGGAAGCGCGTCGTAGGCTGGACTGGGCCGGTGCCGCGGCCCCGGCACGGACACCGAGCTGTGACGATCAAGGAGCTAATGGTGGTGTTCGGCGGAGGGAACGAGGGGATCGTGGACGAGCTGCACGTCTACAACACAG CTACCAACCAGTGGTTCATCCCTGCAGTGCGAGGGGACGTCCCCCCCGGCTGCGCCGCCTACGGCTTCGTGTGCGACGGGACGAGGCTGCTGGTCTTTGGAGGGATGGTGGAGTACGGCAAATACAGCAGCGACCTGTACGAGCTGCAg GCGAGTCGTTGGGAGTGGAAACGTCTGAAGGCCAAGGCTCCAAAGAACGGCCCGCCCCCCTGCCCCCGCCTTGgacacagcttctctctgattGGTAATTCCTGCTACCTGTTTGGAGGACTGGCCAATGACAGCGAAGACCCCAAGAACAACATCCCCAG GTATCTGAACGACCTGTACTGTCTGGAGCTGCGGCCCGGCTCCAGCGTGGTCGGCTGGGAGATCCCGCCAACGTCGGGTCAGCCGCCACCACCCAGAGAGAGTCACACGGCCGTGGCGACGAGCGGCCGCAGAGCCAACAGACTCATCATCTACGGAGGGATGAGCGGCTGCAGGCTGGGAGACCTGTGGGTGCTCGACATAG ACTCTCTGACATGGAGTAAACCCGTCCTCAATGGAACCGCCCCCCTCCCCCGCAGCCTGCACTCTGCCACCACCATCAACAACAA gatgtATGTGTTTGGAGGGTGGGTTCCTCTGGTGATGGATGATGCCAAAGTGGCGACTCATGAGAAGGAGTGGAAGTGCACCAACACACTGGCCTGCCTCAACctgg acACGATGTGCTGGGAGACGGTCCTGATGGACAGTCTGGAGGAGAACGTCCCCAGAGCTCGAGCAGGTCACTGCAGCGTCGCCATCAACTCCAGACTGTACATCTGGAGCGGCAGGGACGGATACAGGAAGGCCTGGAACAACCAGGTGTGCTGCAAGGACCTGTGGTACCTGGAGACAG agcGTCCCTGCGCTCCCTCTCGGGTGCAGTTGGTCCGAGCCAACACGTCGTCTCTGGAGGTGAGCTGGGGGCCGTCGCAGACCGCCGACACttacctgctgcagctgcagaagtACAACATTCCCAGCACACCTGCAGCAGCCTCTCCTGCCTCTAGCTCCACCCCCGTCCCCACCGCCACACCTGGAGCCAGCTCTTCCAAGAACCCCGTCGCCATGACACCAGCAAACCAAACTCTCCCACTGTCCGGCATCACGCTGGTCCCCTCCCCCACTGCCTCCATACCACCTGGAAGCCCATTGACTACTGCGGCCAAAGCACCAG CTGTCCTGAAGGTGGCAGCAGCTCCAGGTACAGCAGGCGGAGCCTCCATCGTCACAGTGAGACAGGCCACGCCCAAATCCCCAGTCGCCGTGACGACACTTCCTGCAGGTGTTCGTATGGTCGTACCTGTTCAGGCCGGTCAGGGGACG CCAATAGGAAGCAGTCCTCAGATGAGCGGTATGGCGGCATTGGCGGCGGCGGCTGCAGCAACTCAGAAGATTACTCCGTCCTCAGCGACGGTGCTGAACGTCCCGGCAGGAACGACGATTGTGAAGACGGTGGCTGTGAGTCCAGGATCGAGTAGCCTGCCGGTCAAAGTGGCCGCTCCAGTGACAAtg gtgagTAACCCGGCCACCCGCATGCTGAAGACTGCTGCAGCTCAGGTGGGCGCGGCTTCAGTTGTCTCCACCCCCGGCACCCCCAGCCGACCAATCATTACAGTCCATAAGTCTGGCACGGTGACGGTCTCCCAGCAGGCTCAGGTGGTCACCACGGTGGTGGGCGGAGTTACAAAGACCATCACTCTGGTTAACAGTCCACTCGGTGTGGGAGGAGGCGGAGCTCTG ATCGGTAACCTTGGCAACCTGGGGAAGGTGGTGTCAGTGGTTCAGACCAAACCAGTTCAGAGTGGATCCATTACTGGTCAGGCTGGGAGCAGCCCAGTGACCCAGATCCTCCAG acGAAGGGCGCTCTCCCAGCAGGAACCATCCTGAAGTTGGTGACATCAGCAGACGGTAAACAGACGACCCTCCTCAGCACCGCGCAGGCCGGATCCAACAAATCCACCATCCTGGGCGTTGCCCCGGGAACCTCCAAACCCGGGACCACCATCATCAAGACCATCCCAGTGTCTGCACTGCAGGGGGGGGCAG GCGCCAACAGTCCAATCACCCTCCTGACCACCAAGATGGTCACACCAGGAAGTGGCAGCAAGATCCTCACCACTGTCCCCAAAATCAGTGCCGCCGGCCAGCAGGGCCTCACACAG GTGGTGCTGAAAGGAGCTCCTGGGATGCCTGGCACCATCCTCAGGACCGTCCCAATGGGCGGAGTCAGACTGATGTCACCTGTGGCAAACAAACCCACTGTCACCACGCTGGTCGTCAAGGGAACCACAG gtgTGTCCACGCTGGGGACCGTAACAGGAAGTGCCTCCCTGGCCACGCCCATCACCACCCTGGCATCCATCGCTAATCTGTCCAGCCAGGTTACCACGGCAACTGCAGCGGCAACAGGTCCTAAACAG GTGACGCTGATCACGACTCCGAGCGGCGCCGAGGCTCAGCCGCTGGTCCAGGATCTGCCCGTCACCATCATGGCTTCTCCTACTTCAGAAGAACCTGGAAGTACTGCAAGTACTACTACAAGTACTACGACTACTGCAGGGGAAGAGGCTGGAGACAATGCAGCTGCTACAG TGATGCTGGTCTGCTCCAACCCGCCCTGCGAGACGCACGAAACCGGCACCACCAATACCGCCACCGTGGCCTCCGCCAGCATGAGCCGAACACTGCAG tctccACATCCTGTCAGTCTGAACGGAGGGAACACCTGCTCCAACCCACCGTGTGAGACTCACGAGACAGGAACCACCAACACTGCGACcacagctggagctggaggactcagacag GTGTGCTCCAACCCACCGTGTGAGACTCACGAGACAGGAACCACCAACACTGCCACcacagctggagctggaggactcagacag GTGTGCTCCAACCCACCGTGTGAGACTCACGAGACAGGAACCACCAACACTGCCACCACAGCTACAG CTCAGCAGGGTGGAGACAGTCTGCAGGGAGACTCCACAGACccgtcctccacctcctctgacCCAGCCTCCTCCACCACGGCCAGTCAGAGCAGAGCTGTTACCACAGTTACACAGGCCACACCCACCCCTGGACCATCCATACCT GAGATCACCTCATTGGTCAGAGAGGGCAGGGCGGAGTCCTCGGAGGCGGaggctgttgccatggtgatggcAGCAGAGGGGGAGGAGCCTATGCAGACAGCCAGCCAGTCAGAGcgtgtgatgtcatcagcagtGCCTGTGTTACAGGTTCATGTGGAGGGCAGTGAGGCAGCAgcgcag ATGGAGTCCTCAGACAGCGGTCTTCCTCAGGAGCTGATGTCATCAGAAGGGGACGGAGGTGAAGTGGTCTCCGGGGCGACGACCCTGATGGTGACAGGACTGACCCCAGATCAGCTTGCTGTTACCACGGCAACAGAGGAGGCAGTTCAGCAGGCGACGATACAGGCAGTCCTGCAGGCAGCAGGACACATGG ACGGCTCAGTGGATCAGTCCATCCCCATCGTCCTGACCCAGCAGGAGCTGGCAGCTCTggtccaacagcagcagcacctgcaggACGTCCACAACCAACCAGAAccagcagaaccagagccacagcacagcagcatgCCCACAG AGGGCCTTGCTCCAGCAGACAGCCTGAATGACCCGGCAGCAGAGAGTAACGGACACGAGCTGACATCATCAGCAGTGACGAGCGCCGTGGCCCGATTGGCCAGTACATTTGGCCCCGCCCCTTCTCTGACAGCAAGCCCGGCTAAAAGTCAAACCACCGCTGCGCTCGCTGAGGGGACCAATGGCATCGCAGCAACTGCAGGG ggcGTCCAGGAGAGGTCGGTGCTGAGGGACAGTCAGTGGTTTGACGTTGGAATAGTCAAAGTGACCAACATGCTGGTGTCACATTACTACGTCCCCTACGACGACAACATGGCCGAC GATGACTCAGGTGTGATGCCGGACTACAGTCAGATGAGGAAGGTGGAGCTGCAGCCGGGGACAGCCTATAAGTTTCGGGTGGCAGGGATCAATATCTGCGGCCGTGGAAACTTCTCGGACATGTCGGCATTTAAAACGTGTCTTCCTGGTTTCCCCGGAGCGCCGTGTGCCATCAAGATCAGCAAG AACCTGGATGGGGCTCAGCTCACCTGGGAGCCTCCTGCCGTCACGTCGGGGAAGATCACCGAGTACTCGGTATACCTGGCCATCCAGTCCAGCCAGGCCA
- the hcfc1b gene encoding host cell factor 1b isoform X1, translated as MATEPASPAVLQPRWKRVVGWTGPVPRPRHGHRAVTIKELMVVFGGGNEGIVDELHVYNTATNQWFIPAVRGDVPPGCAAYGFVCDGTRLLVFGGMVEYGKYSSDLYELQASRWEWKRLKAKAPKNGPPPCPRLGHSFSLIGNSCYLFGGLANDSEDPKNNIPRYLNDLYCLELRPGSSVVGWEIPPTSGQPPPPRESHTAVATSGRRANRLIIYGGMSGCRLGDLWVLDIDSLTWSKPVLNGTAPLPRSLHSATTINNKMYVFGGWVPLVMDDAKVATHEKEWKCTNTLACLNLDTMCWETVLMDSLEENVPRARAGHCSVAINSRLYIWSGRDGYRKAWNNQVCCKDLWYLETERPCAPSRVQLVRANTSSLEVSWGPSQTADTYLLQLQKYNIPSTPAAASPASSSTPVPTATPGASSSKNPVAMTPANQTLPLSGITLVPSPTASIPPGSPLTTAAKAPAVLKVAAAPGTAGGASIVTVRQATPKSPVAVTTLPAGVRMVVPVQAGQGTPIGSSPQMSGMAALAAAAAATQKITPSSATVLNVPAGTTIVKTVAVSPGSSSLPVKVAAPVTMVSNPATRMLKTAAAQVGAASVVSTPGTPSRPIITVHKSGTVTVSQQAQVVTTVVGGVTKTITLVNSPLGVGGGGALIGNLGNLGKVVSVVQTKPVQSGSITGQAGSSPVTQILQTKGALPAGTILKLVTSADGKQTTLLSTAQAGSNKSTILGVAPGTSKPGTTIIKTIPVSALQGGAGANSPITLLTTKMVTPGSGSKILTTVPKISAAGQQGLTQVVLKGAPGMPGTILRTVPMGGVRLMSPVANKPTVTTLVVKGTTGVSTLGTVTGSASLATPITTLASIANLSSQVTTATAAATGPKQVTLITTPSGAEAQPLVQDLPVTIMASPTSEEPGSTASTTTSTTTTAGEEAGDNAAATVMLVCSNPPCETHETGTTNTATVASASMSRTLQSPHPVSLNGGNTCSNPPCETHETGTTNTATTAGAGGLRQVCSNPPCETHETGTTNTATTAGAGGLRQVCSNPPCETHETGTTNTATTATAQQGGDSLQGDSTDPSSTSSDPASSTTASQSRAVTTVTQATPTPGPSIPEITSLVREGRAESSEAEAVAMVMAAEGEEPMQTASQSERVMSSAVPVLQVHVEGSEAAAQMESSDSGLPQELMSSEGDGGEVVSGATTLMVTGLTPDQLAVTTATEEAVQQATIQAVLQAAGHMADGSVDQSIPIVLTQQELAALVQQQQHLQDVHNQPEPAEPEPQHSSMPTEGLAPADSLNDPAAESNGHELTSSAVTSAVARLASTFGPAPSLTASPAKSQTTAALAEGTNGIAATAGGVQERSVLRDSQWFDVGIVKVTNMLVSHYYVPYDDNMADDDSGVMPDYSQMRKVELQPGTAYKFRVAGINICGRGNFSDMSAFKTCLPGFPGAPCAIKISKNLDGAQLTWEPPAVTSGKITEYSVYLAIQSSQATSGSGSGPAQLAFMRVYCGPNPSCLVQASSLANAHIDYTTKPAIIFRIAARNQKGYGPATQVRWLQEKESSKAAVKRAGAAADGKPVGPKKFKTDQ; from the exons ATGGCAACCGAACCGGCGAGCCCCGCGGTGCTGCAGCCCCGCTGGAAGCGCGTCGTAGGCTGGACTGGGCCGGTGCCGCGGCCCCGGCACGGACACCGAGCTGTGACGATCAAGGAGCTAATGGTGGTGTTCGGCGGAGGGAACGAGGGGATCGTGGACGAGCTGCACGTCTACAACACAG CTACCAACCAGTGGTTCATCCCTGCAGTGCGAGGGGACGTCCCCCCCGGCTGCGCCGCCTACGGCTTCGTGTGCGACGGGACGAGGCTGCTGGTCTTTGGAGGGATGGTGGAGTACGGCAAATACAGCAGCGACCTGTACGAGCTGCAg GCGAGTCGTTGGGAGTGGAAACGTCTGAAGGCCAAGGCTCCAAAGAACGGCCCGCCCCCCTGCCCCCGCCTTGgacacagcttctctctgattGGTAATTCCTGCTACCTGTTTGGAGGACTGGCCAATGACAGCGAAGACCCCAAGAACAACATCCCCAG GTATCTGAACGACCTGTACTGTCTGGAGCTGCGGCCCGGCTCCAGCGTGGTCGGCTGGGAGATCCCGCCAACGTCGGGTCAGCCGCCACCACCCAGAGAGAGTCACACGGCCGTGGCGACGAGCGGCCGCAGAGCCAACAGACTCATCATCTACGGAGGGATGAGCGGCTGCAGGCTGGGAGACCTGTGGGTGCTCGACATAG ACTCTCTGACATGGAGTAAACCCGTCCTCAATGGAACCGCCCCCCTCCCCCGCAGCCTGCACTCTGCCACCACCATCAACAACAA gatgtATGTGTTTGGAGGGTGGGTTCCTCTGGTGATGGATGATGCCAAAGTGGCGACTCATGAGAAGGAGTGGAAGTGCACCAACACACTGGCCTGCCTCAACctgg acACGATGTGCTGGGAGACGGTCCTGATGGACAGTCTGGAGGAGAACGTCCCCAGAGCTCGAGCAGGTCACTGCAGCGTCGCCATCAACTCCAGACTGTACATCTGGAGCGGCAGGGACGGATACAGGAAGGCCTGGAACAACCAGGTGTGCTGCAAGGACCTGTGGTACCTGGAGACAG agcGTCCCTGCGCTCCCTCTCGGGTGCAGTTGGTCCGAGCCAACACGTCGTCTCTGGAGGTGAGCTGGGGGCCGTCGCAGACCGCCGACACttacctgctgcagctgcagaagtACAACATTCCCAGCACACCTGCAGCAGCCTCTCCTGCCTCTAGCTCCACCCCCGTCCCCACCGCCACACCTGGAGCCAGCTCTTCCAAGAACCCCGTCGCCATGACACCAGCAAACCAAACTCTCCCACTGTCCGGCATCACGCTGGTCCCCTCCCCCACTGCCTCCATACCACCTGGAAGCCCATTGACTACTGCGGCCAAAGCACCAG CTGTCCTGAAGGTGGCAGCAGCTCCAGGTACAGCAGGCGGAGCCTCCATCGTCACAGTGAGACAGGCCACGCCCAAATCCCCAGTCGCCGTGACGACACTTCCTGCAGGTGTTCGTATGGTCGTACCTGTTCAGGCCGGTCAGGGGACG CCAATAGGAAGCAGTCCTCAGATGAGCGGTATGGCGGCATTGGCGGCGGCGGCTGCAGCAACTCAGAAGATTACTCCGTCCTCAGCGACGGTGCTGAACGTCCCGGCAGGAACGACGATTGTGAAGACGGTGGCTGTGAGTCCAGGATCGAGTAGCCTGCCGGTCAAAGTGGCCGCTCCAGTGACAAtg gtgagTAACCCGGCCACCCGCATGCTGAAGACTGCTGCAGCTCAGGTGGGCGCGGCTTCAGTTGTCTCCACCCCCGGCACCCCCAGCCGACCAATCATTACAGTCCATAAGTCTGGCACGGTGACGGTCTCCCAGCAGGCTCAGGTGGTCACCACGGTGGTGGGCGGAGTTACAAAGACCATCACTCTGGTTAACAGTCCACTCGGTGTGGGAGGAGGCGGAGCTCTG ATCGGTAACCTTGGCAACCTGGGGAAGGTGGTGTCAGTGGTTCAGACCAAACCAGTTCAGAGTGGATCCATTACTGGTCAGGCTGGGAGCAGCCCAGTGACCCAGATCCTCCAG acGAAGGGCGCTCTCCCAGCAGGAACCATCCTGAAGTTGGTGACATCAGCAGACGGTAAACAGACGACCCTCCTCAGCACCGCGCAGGCCGGATCCAACAAATCCACCATCCTGGGCGTTGCCCCGGGAACCTCCAAACCCGGGACCACCATCATCAAGACCATCCCAGTGTCTGCACTGCAGGGGGGGGCAG GCGCCAACAGTCCAATCACCCTCCTGACCACCAAGATGGTCACACCAGGAAGTGGCAGCAAGATCCTCACCACTGTCCCCAAAATCAGTGCCGCCGGCCAGCAGGGCCTCACACAG GTGGTGCTGAAAGGAGCTCCTGGGATGCCTGGCACCATCCTCAGGACCGTCCCAATGGGCGGAGTCAGACTGATGTCACCTGTGGCAAACAAACCCACTGTCACCACGCTGGTCGTCAAGGGAACCACAG gtgTGTCCACGCTGGGGACCGTAACAGGAAGTGCCTCCCTGGCCACGCCCATCACCACCCTGGCATCCATCGCTAATCTGTCCAGCCAGGTTACCACGGCAACTGCAGCGGCAACAGGTCCTAAACAG GTGACGCTGATCACGACTCCGAGCGGCGCCGAGGCTCAGCCGCTGGTCCAGGATCTGCCCGTCACCATCATGGCTTCTCCTACTTCAGAAGAACCTGGAAGTACTGCAAGTACTACTACAAGTACTACGACTACTGCAGGGGAAGAGGCTGGAGACAATGCAGCTGCTACAG TGATGCTGGTCTGCTCCAACCCGCCCTGCGAGACGCACGAAACCGGCACCACCAATACCGCCACCGTGGCCTCCGCCAGCATGAGCCGAACACTGCAG tctccACATCCTGTCAGTCTGAACGGAGGGAACACCTGCTCCAACCCACCGTGTGAGACTCACGAGACAGGAACCACCAACACTGCGACcacagctggagctggaggactcagacag GTGTGCTCCAACCCACCGTGTGAGACTCACGAGACAGGAACCACCAACACTGCCACcacagctggagctggaggactcagacag GTGTGCTCCAACCCACCGTGTGAGACTCACGAGACAGGAACCACCAACACTGCCACCACAGCTACAG CTCAGCAGGGTGGAGACAGTCTGCAGGGAGACTCCACAGACccgtcctccacctcctctgacCCAGCCTCCTCCACCACGGCCAGTCAGAGCAGAGCTGTTACCACAGTTACACAGGCCACACCCACCCCTGGACCATCCATACCT GAGATCACCTCATTGGTCAGAGAGGGCAGGGCGGAGTCCTCGGAGGCGGaggctgttgccatggtgatggcAGCAGAGGGGGAGGAGCCTATGCAGACAGCCAGCCAGTCAGAGcgtgtgatgtcatcagcagtGCCTGTGTTACAGGTTCATGTGGAGGGCAGTGAGGCAGCAgcgcag ATGGAGTCCTCAGACAGCGGTCTTCCTCAGGAGCTGATGTCATCAGAAGGGGACGGAGGTGAAGTGGTCTCCGGGGCGACGACCCTGATGGTGACAGGACTGACCCCAGATCAGCTTGCTGTTACCACGGCAACAGAGGAGGCAGTTCAGCAGGCGACGATACAGGCAGTCCTGCAGGCAGCAGGACACATGG cagACGGCTCAGTGGATCAGTCCATCCCCATCGTCCTGACCCAGCAGGAGCTGGCAGCTCTggtccaacagcagcagcacctgcaggACGTCCACAACCAACCAGAAccagcagaaccagagccacagcacagcagcatgCCCACAG AGGGCCTTGCTCCAGCAGACAGCCTGAATGACCCGGCAGCAGAGAGTAACGGACACGAGCTGACATCATCAGCAGTGACGAGCGCCGTGGCCCGATTGGCCAGTACATTTGGCCCCGCCCCTTCTCTGACAGCAAGCCCGGCTAAAAGTCAAACCACCGCTGCGCTCGCTGAGGGGACCAATGGCATCGCAGCAACTGCAGGG ggcGTCCAGGAGAGGTCGGTGCTGAGGGACAGTCAGTGGTTTGACGTTGGAATAGTCAAAGTGACCAACATGCTGGTGTCACATTACTACGTCCCCTACGACGACAACATGGCCGAC GATGACTCAGGTGTGATGCCGGACTACAGTCAGATGAGGAAGGTGGAGCTGCAGCCGGGGACAGCCTATAAGTTTCGGGTGGCAGGGATCAATATCTGCGGCCGTGGAAACTTCTCGGACATGTCGGCATTTAAAACGTGTCTTCCTGGTTTCCCCGGAGCGCCGTGTGCCATCAAGATCAGCAAG AACCTGGATGGGGCTCAGCTCACCTGGGAGCCTCCTGCCGTCACGTCGGGGAAGATCACCGAGTACTCGGTATACCTGGCCATCCAGTCCAGCCAGGCCA